One region of Salvelinus namaycush isolate Seneca chromosome 3, SaNama_1.0, whole genome shotgun sequence genomic DNA includes:
- the LOC120044288 gene encoding gap junction delta-2 protein-like — translation MGEWTILERLLEAAVQQHSTMIGRILLTVVVIFRILIVGIVGEKVYEDEQIMFICNTMQPGCNQACYDKAFPISHIRFWVFQIILVCTPSLCFITYSVHQSAKQRDRSYSILHPYIDHGHASHHGRGGDHHARKLRNINGILVQNPDSGKEEQDLEVKEIPNVSRGLTQAKSAKVRRQEGISRFYVIQVVFRNVLEIGFLAGQYFLYGFNVPGMFECDRYPCVKEVECYVSRPTEKTVFLIFMFAVSGICVLLNLAELNHLGWRKIKTAVRGVQARRKSICEVRKKDVPHLSQAPNLGRTQSSESAYV, via the coding sequence gaTCCTGCTGACTGTAGTAGTGATCTTCCGTATTTTGATAGTAGGTATAGTGGGTGAAAAGGTCTATGAGGACGAGCAGATAATGTTCATCTGCAACACTATGCAGCCGGGCTGCAACCAGGCCTGCTACGACAAGGCCTTCCCTATATCCCACATCCGCTTCTGGGTCTTCCAGATCATCTTGGTTTGTACGCCCAGCCTATGCTTCATCACCTACTCCGTACACCAGTCCGCCAAGCAGCGTGACCGCAGTTACTCCATCCTACACCCCTACATAGACCACGGTCACGCAAGTCACCACGGTCGTGGAGGCGATCACCACGCCCGCAAGCTGCGCAACATCAATGGCATCCTGGTGCAGAACCCCGACAGCggcaaggaggagcaggacctGGAGGTCAAGGAGATCCCCAACGTGTCCCGGGGGCTCACGCAGGCCAAGAGTGCCAAGGTGCGGCGGCAGGAGGGCATCTCCCGCTTCTACGTCATCCAGGTGGTGTTCCGTAACGTGCTGGAGATCGGCTTCCTGGCCGGCCAGTACTTCCTGTATGGCTTCAACGTACCAGGGATGTTTGAGTGTGACCGCTACCCCTGTGTGAAGGAGGTGGAGTGCTACGTGTCACGCCCTACAGAGAAGACGGTGTTCCTGATTTTCATGTTTGCAGTGAGCGGCATCTGTGTGCTGCTCAACCTGGCCGAGCTCAACCACCTGGGCTGGAGGAAGATCAAGACGGCCGTCAGGGGTGTTCAGGCCCGCAGGAAGTCCATCTGTGAGGTGCGTAAGAAGGACGTGCCGCATCTGTCCCAGGCCCCCAACCTGGGCAGGACTCAGTCCAGTGAGTCAGCCTATGTCTGA